The following nucleotide sequence is from uncultured Draconibacterium sp..
AATGGCAAAAACGAGTGTTCCCAGTGGTGATTGAGTTTTTCGCATGGTGTTTGCTTATTGATTTTTAGGATTAGCTCCATATTCGTTACTTCCGGGAGCACTATCGCCAACAAACAGAATAATAAGCCAGATTGCACCAATAATAGGGATTAAGGCAATCAACAACATCCAGCCGCTTCTGCCTGTGTCGTGCAAACGCCTTGCACCAACTGCTAAACCAGGTATTAGCATAAGCACTGCGTACAATCCACCAATAGCACCCCATGTTCCGAAAATTGTATCCAAAACTGCGGCAGCCGCTGAGAAAATAATGTTGAAAAGAATAAACATCCAATACTCTTTTCTTCGTGCACGACCATTAAAGTCGGCATACTGTTTTAATACTTTTAAATACCAATACATCGATTAAATTTTTATTTGATTTTAGTTTTTGGTTGCTAAATCTAGAATTTCACAAATTCAACCCTGCGGTTGTTGGCTTTACCTTCGGCAGTTGTATTTTCGGCAATTGGTGTACTTTCGCCAAAACCTTTGCTGGTTAAGCGGTCAGCAGCAATTCCCATTGAAATAAGTTGATCCATTACTGTTTTTGCACGTTGCTCCGAAAGGGTTTGATTTTTGGCATCGTCGCCATCGCTATCGGTGTGGCCTTCAACACTGAATTTTAGGTCAGGTTGCTTTTGCATCAATTCAAAAATCTTATTGATTGGGCCCATACTTTCGGGTTTCAATGTGGCTTTATTAACATCGAAACGAATGCCGTTTACAATAATTTTTCCATCAGAAAGAACACGGTCGTAATATTTTACGCCGCCTTTAGCTATGCGAAAATTTTTAATGTATTGTAAATCTTCGGGTTTATCTGCAGAATAGCCATCCATTTGCACTGTTATTCCTGAAGGATTTCCAACGCATCGTGGCACATTTATTAATCGAGTGTCGTCGATATATACTTTCAATTTTCCTTTAGTATAGGCAATCGAGAAATGTCTCCATCCTCCGTGTTCGCTACTATTGCTTTTAACTCCGGGCAAAGCACCTTCTGTGTC
It contains:
- a CDS encoding DUF805 domain-containing protein, with translation MYWYLKVLKQYADFNGRARRKEYWMFILFNIIFSAAAAVLDTIFGTWGAIGGLYAVLMLIPGLAVGARRLHDTGRSGWMLLIALIPIIGAIWLIILFVGDSAPGSNEYGANPKNQ